The Medicago truncatula cultivar Jemalong A17 chromosome 4, MtrunA17r5.0-ANR, whole genome shotgun sequence genome includes a region encoding these proteins:
- the LOC25480663 gene encoding alpha carbonic anhydrase 7, with the protein MAKLTSLVLIFSLLTAIVLLSSCPAMSEEVEDETEFNYDEASPLGPPNWGHIKPNEWFLCKNGTMQSPIDLRDEVVQISNLGPLQTNYNPSNATLKNRGHDVKVELMSNSSYLQIDGTQYELLQFHWHTPSEHTINGVRFDLELHLVHQTPLNETAVIGVLYTIGMPDPFLSLLEDDLEAISNNTAGEERAVGVIDPNQINFNTTKYYRYMGSLTTPPCSENVTWTVIKEVKSVSQEQIELLQAAVHDDYDYNARPLQPLNNRLVQLNCYGAGP; encoded by the exons ATGGCAAAGCTTACTTCACTGGTTTTGATTTTCAGTTTATTAACTGCAATCGTTTTGCTATCATCATGCCCAGCAATGTCTGAAGAAGTTG AGGACGAGACTGAGTTTAATTACGATGAAGCAAGTCCGCTAGGACCACCGAATTGGGGACACATTAAACCCAACGAATGGTTTTTGTGCAAAAATGGAACAATGCAATCTCCAATTGATTTGAGAGATGAGGTGgttcaaatatcaaatttagGACCACTTCAGACCAACTACAATCCCTCTAATGCAACTCTTAAAAACAGGGGTCATGATGTCAAG GTTGAATTGATGTCGAACTCAAGCTATCTACAAATTGATGGAACACAGTATGAACTTCTACAGTTCCATTGGCATACTCCATCTGAACACACCATCAATGGTGTAAG GTTCGATCTAGAGTTACATTTGGTACATCAAACTCCATTGAATGAAACGGCAGTGATTGGAGTATTATACACAATTGGAATGCCAGATCCTTTCTTGTCATTg TTGGAAGATGACTTGGAGGCAATTTCTAATAACACTGCCGGGGAAGAAAGAGCAGTGGGAGTAATTGATCCTAATCAGATTAATTTCAACACAACAAAGTATTATAGATACATGGGTTCTCTAACTACACCCCCATGCAGTGAAAATGTTACTTGGACGGTCATTAAAGAG GTGAAATCTGTTTCACAAGAGCAAATCGAATTGCTTCAAGCTGCTGTTCATGAT GACTATGACTATAATGCAAGACCATTGCAGCCATTAAACAACCGCTTAGTGCAGCTGAACTGTTATGGAGCTGGCCCATGA